Proteins from a single region of Dyadobacter fanqingshengii:
- a CDS encoding diacylglycerol/lipid kinase family protein encodes MFSERKVLLVVNPISGDVDKDEVFEEVIETAAAKGYDLRIYTTTGEHDLETIREMVINIKPERVLVAGGDGTISLTAEAVQGSDVVMGVIPVGSANGLAMDFGITGSISEAIEVAFGDNVIGIDAVCINNEISLHLSDVGLNALLVKNYESSDTRGKLGYAKEMLKTLSEHENFLVRITTPDEVIETDVLIVIIANAQKYGTGVTINPTGNMSDGFFELVIAKKLDFIETAKILAGSTDFNPEIMRVISVEKAEIECLDKEAHFQIDGEYKGTVRNLEAHILKDYIKVAIP; translated from the coding sequence ATGTTTTCAGAACGAAAGGTTTTGTTGGTTGTTAATCCCATATCCGGCGATGTGGACAAGGATGAGGTTTTTGAAGAAGTGATTGAAACCGCCGCGGCAAAGGGTTATGATTTGCGCATTTACACAACAACCGGCGAACACGATCTGGAAACAATCCGGGAAATGGTCATTAACATCAAGCCTGAGCGTGTGCTAGTTGCGGGCGGCGATGGCACCATTTCGTTGACTGCTGAGGCCGTACAGGGTTCCGATGTGGTCATGGGCGTCATTCCCGTAGGTTCTGCAAATGGGCTGGCGATGGATTTTGGGATTACGGGGTCTATTAGTGAGGCAATTGAGGTTGCTTTTGGTGATAATGTGATTGGGATCGATGCGGTTTGCATTAATAATGAGATCAGCCTGCATTTAAGCGATGTAGGATTGAATGCATTGCTGGTTAAAAATTATGAAAGCAGCGATACGCGTGGGAAATTGGGTTACGCAAAAGAAATGCTCAAAACGCTGAGCGAGCATGAGAACTTCCTGGTTCGGATTACTACACCGGATGAAGTTATTGAAACTGACGTGCTTATTGTCATCATTGCTAATGCACAAAAATACGGAACTGGTGTGACCATAAATCCGACGGGCAATATGTCAGATGGGTTTTTTGAGCTGGTCATTGCCAAAAAACTGGACTTCATTGAAACCGCGAAGATTCTCGCTGGCAGCACCGATTTCAACCCCGAAATTATGCGTGTAATCTCCGTTGAGAAAGCCGAAATTGAATGTCTTGATAAGGAAGCACATTTCCAGATCGATGGTGAGTATAAAGGGACGGTGAGGAACCTGGAAGCGCACATTTTAAAAGATTATATCAAAGTAGCCATTCCTTAA
- a CDS encoding efflux RND transporter periplasmic adaptor subunit yields the protein MKNSLSMVMLAAMGLWLTGCNTKKEDPEESKAFMLSDTMMSRISLDTVKTEAVRNELTLVGKVVPDENQVIKIYPLVGGNVEEVDVELGDNVRKGQKLATIRSGEVADFERQMIQAQSDLLIAQKNLSSTEDLFESKLVPERDVITARQVVDKAQADVSRVKEIFSIYGLGKSTNYTVKSPINGFIIDKSVNRGMQLRSDNAESLFTVGQIADVWVMANVNESDIPRIKLGMPADVRTISFSNEVFKGKVDKIYNVLDPDIKAMKIRIQLQNVGLKLKPEMHATVNLNFEEGGEMQAIPSQAVIFDRSKNWVMVYHSRSKIETRPVEIYRSLANRTYITSGLKDGEAVISKNQLLVYDALND from the coding sequence ATGAAAAATTCCCTGAGCATGGTTATGCTGGCCGCAATGGGCTTATGGTTAACCGGTTGCAATACAAAGAAAGAAGATCCCGAAGAATCGAAAGCATTCATGCTTTCGGACACAATGATGAGCCGCATAAGCCTTGATACAGTGAAAACGGAGGCGGTGCGTAACGAGCTTACATTGGTCGGGAAAGTTGTTCCTGATGAGAATCAGGTGATTAAGATCTATCCCTTGGTAGGCGGCAATGTGGAGGAAGTAGACGTGGAATTGGGCGACAATGTTCGCAAAGGCCAGAAACTGGCTACAATACGTTCAGGTGAAGTGGCTGATTTTGAAAGACAAATGATCCAGGCACAATCTGATTTGCTCATTGCCCAAAAGAATTTGTCGTCTACCGAGGATCTTTTTGAAAGTAAGCTTGTGCCCGAAAGGGACGTCATTACGGCGCGTCAGGTTGTGGACAAGGCGCAGGCGGATGTAAGCCGGGTGAAGGAAATCTTCTCTATTTATGGTTTGGGTAAATCAACCAACTACACGGTCAAGTCGCCAATTAATGGTTTCATCATCGACAAAAGTGTGAATCGCGGCATGCAGTTGCGTTCAGACAATGCTGAAAGCCTTTTTACGGTCGGGCAGATTGCGGATGTGTGGGTGATGGCCAATGTGAATGAAAGCGATATTCCCAGGATCAAACTGGGAATGCCAGCCGACGTGAGGACTATCAGCTTTTCCAATGAGGTTTTTAAAGGGAAAGTCGACAAGATCTATAATGTGCTCGATCCTGACATAAAAGCCATGAAAATCCGCATCCAGCTTCAAAATGTAGGTTTGAAACTAAAACCGGAGATGCATGCAACGGTTAACCTGAATTTTGAAGAAGGAGGCGAAATGCAGGCCATTCCCTCCCAAGCAGTGATTTTCGACCGAAGTAAAAACTGGGTAATGGTGTACCACAGCCGTTCCAAAATAGAAACCCGCCCCGTCGAGATTTACCGCTCGCTGGCCAACAGAACCTACATTACCAGCGGCTTGAAAGATGGCGAAGCGGTCATCAGTAAAAACCAATTGCTCGTTTATGACGCGCTTAATGATTGA
- a CDS encoding response regulator transcription factor — protein MKKILIIEDDRRIAQNIFRGLASENIEAEIAYDGITGKQLALDKKFDLVLLDVNLPGMNGHDVCQQVRIYKPSLPIIMLTAYGEIEDKLEGLGRGADDYIVKPFDFRELLARINAALRVSELINPETTDKILRIADLEMNLGTKQVSRGGNLIDLTAKEFALLEYFLLHRGRVVSKMDLAEHVWHLNFDPGTNVVEVYINYLRKKVDKDFSTKLIHTRPGMGYIMKEE, from the coding sequence ATGAAAAAAATCCTGATTATTGAGGACGACCGCCGGATTGCCCAGAACATTTTTCGCGGACTTGCCTCCGAAAATATTGAAGCAGAAATTGCGTACGACGGCATTACGGGGAAGCAACTGGCCCTGGACAAGAAATTCGACCTAGTTCTGCTGGATGTGAACTTGCCGGGAATGAATGGCCACGATGTCTGCCAACAGGTCAGGATTTACAAGCCGTCACTTCCGATCATTATGCTCACTGCTTATGGCGAAATAGAGGACAAGCTGGAAGGATTGGGACGCGGTGCCGATGATTACATTGTCAAACCATTTGATTTCAGAGAGTTATTAGCCAGAATCAATGCAGCCTTGCGCGTTTCAGAATTAATTAATCCAGAAACCACGGACAAAATCCTGCGCATTGCAGATCTTGAAATGAACCTCGGAACCAAGCAGGTAAGCCGCGGTGGCAATTTGATCGACCTTACCGCTAAGGAGTTTGCGCTGCTCGAATATTTTCTTTTGCACAGAGGACGGGTTGTTTCAAAAATGGATCTTGCCGAACACGTCTGGCACCTCAACTTTGATCCCGGTACAAATGTTGTGGAGGTGTATATCAATTATTTACGCAAAAAAGTGGATAAGGACTTCTCCACCAAACTGATTCACACACGGCCCGGTATGGGCTACATCATGAAGGAAGAATAA
- a CDS encoding sensor histidine kinase translates to MKIKDRIAFQFTLLVAAVLLLFSIAIYSVSEHYRQEEFYDRLKGRARTTCRLLVKVKGIDKDLLKAIDQNTLSEMLDEKVLIFNTDNELIYSSVDDKLLTYQKSLLEEVRQKEYMEFHEGESEVIGLLYQEQSEPLIVLASAYDTFGHSKLTNLRATLGWGLLAGIAVTIGLGIYFAGNALRPISRINHEVSLITAQNLSQKLDEGNRKDEIAQLAINFNTVLVRLHNAFEQQKSFVSHASHELRTPLAALKSEIQLGQRFNKNNPDLDEVFANLFSDTERLISITNNLLFLARSYEHSGQLKMAPIHIEDLAFLAKEELLSINPDYHVEIDYENIPEDENQTVIEGNEELLKRVFSNLLDNACKYSSDHAAKILISSDEKSCIVKFKDRGIGISPEDMPHIFNPFYRSSHATPVPGFGIGLSICQRIVDLHRGEISVTSEVGRGSEFQVRLNHV, encoded by the coding sequence ATGAAAATCAAAGACCGCATTGCATTTCAATTCACGCTCCTTGTGGCGGCGGTCTTGTTGTTATTTTCCATTGCCATTTACAGCGTCTCCGAACATTACAGACAAGAAGAATTTTATGACCGCTTAAAAGGGCGCGCGAGAACGACTTGCCGTTTGCTCGTAAAGGTCAAAGGAATCGATAAGGACCTGCTTAAAGCGATCGACCAGAACACGCTTTCGGAAATGCTGGACGAAAAAGTTTTGATTTTTAATACTGATAATGAGCTGATTTATTCCAGCGTCGATGACAAATTACTGACTTATCAAAAGTCGTTGCTCGAAGAGGTCCGGCAGAAGGAGTATATGGAATTCCACGAAGGCGAAAGCGAGGTGATCGGTCTGTTATATCAAGAACAAAGCGAGCCGTTGATCGTGCTGGCGTCGGCTTATGACACTTTCGGGCATAGCAAGCTTACCAATTTACGCGCAACATTGGGCTGGGGACTTTTGGCCGGTATCGCAGTTACCATTGGCTTAGGGATCTATTTTGCGGGAAACGCCTTGCGGCCGATCAGTCGCATTAACCATGAAGTTTCCCTGATTACGGCGCAAAATCTTTCTCAAAAACTCGACGAAGGCAACCGGAAAGATGAAATTGCGCAACTTGCCATTAACTTCAACACAGTGCTGGTGCGGCTTCATAATGCATTTGAGCAGCAAAAAAGCTTCGTTTCCCACGCTTCACATGAACTGCGAACACCATTAGCAGCATTAAAATCCGAAATACAACTGGGTCAGCGATTTAACAAAAACAACCCCGACCTCGACGAAGTTTTCGCCAATCTGTTTTCAGACACCGAAAGATTAATAAGCATTACCAATAACTTACTTTTCCTCGCGCGCTCCTACGAGCATTCGGGACAGCTGAAAATGGCGCCTATCCACATTGAAGATCTTGCATTTCTGGCCAAAGAAGAATTGCTCTCCATCAACCCGGATTACCATGTGGAGATTGATTATGAAAACATTCCCGAAGATGAAAACCAGACGGTTATCGAAGGAAATGAGGAATTATTGAAAAGGGTTTTTTCCAATCTGCTGGATAATGCCTGTAAATATTCGTCGGATCACGCGGCAAAAATTTTGATCTCTTCCGACGAGAAATCCTGCATTGTGAAGTTCAAGGATCGCGGTATCGGCATCAGTCCCGAAGATATGCCGCACATCTTCAATCCCTTTTACAGATCGTCCCATGCAACGCCCGTTCCCGGCTTCGGAATTGGCCTTTCTATTTGCCAGCGCATTGTGGATCTGCATCGTGGCGAGATCTCGGTTACGAGTGAAGTGGGTCGCGGAAGTGAGTTTCAAGTGCGTTTAAACCACGTGTAG
- a CDS encoding hybrid sensor histidine kinase/response regulator has product MNSKLIKVLLVDDDEDDYFLTREYFQELVNWKFEITWCSTFRDAQQHVKDHKYDLYLFDYLLGESTGIDLIELACQFECEEPIILLTGKGDTKIAVEALRLGAADYLIKSELDSEKLERSIRYALERTSVLKALKHSERRYRRIFEESNDFLFISDLAGNIIDLNTSASALTGYSEDDLRKKNILELLEDAQFDSFWKNIKDHPIHDQEVRLLTKDGEKKYCLFSATLEVDDNHPYIQGRLHDMTARKQSERERLFSEKMAVTGRLVRMLAHEVRNPLTNVNLSAEQLEMELVDEDQKFYTQIIKRNCNRINDLISQLLQPSSSADIELVISSVHTVLTQAIGAALDRVQLKRIQIVNQFAEEEMAFPLDPVSLQMAFLNLITNAIEAMEEDKGILSISTKSQGENIQVIFTDNGCGISEEHMEKIFEPYFTGKNNGMGIGLSTTMSIIHAHHGRIDVQSEVGEGTTFTITFQNGK; this is encoded by the coding sequence ATGAATAGTAAATTGATAAAGGTTCTCCTCGTCGACGATGATGAGGATGATTATTTCCTCACACGCGAGTATTTTCAGGAATTGGTCAACTGGAAGTTTGAAATAACCTGGTGTTCTACATTCCGGGACGCGCAGCAGCACGTTAAAGACCATAAATACGATCTTTATCTTTTTGACTATCTGCTGGGTGAAAGCACAGGGATAGACCTGATTGAACTGGCTTGCCAGTTTGAATGCGAGGAACCGATCATTCTTTTGACGGGAAAAGGGGATACTAAGATCGCCGTGGAAGCATTGCGGCTAGGCGCTGCTGATTATCTGATCAAAAGCGAACTCGACTCAGAAAAGCTCGAACGAAGCATTCGTTATGCACTGGAAAGGACTTCCGTGCTGAAAGCATTGAAACATAGCGAGCGGCGTTACAGAAGGATTTTTGAGGAATCCAACGACTTTCTCTTCATCAGCGATCTTGCAGGAAACATTATCGATCTTAATACATCAGCCAGCGCGCTTACAGGATATTCAGAGGACGATCTCCGAAAAAAAAATATTCTCGAATTGCTGGAAGATGCACAATTTGATTCCTTCTGGAAAAATATAAAGGATCACCCGATCCACGATCAGGAAGTGAGGTTGCTTACGAAGGATGGCGAAAAGAAGTATTGCCTTTTCTCGGCTACATTGGAAGTGGACGATAACCATCCGTACATCCAAGGCAGGCTGCATGACATGACGGCCCGCAAGCAGTCGGAACGCGAAAGGTTATTTTCCGAAAAAATGGCGGTTACCGGGCGTTTGGTGCGGATGCTCGCCCATGAGGTGAGAAATCCGCTCACGAACGTGAACCTGTCGGCTGAGCAGCTGGAAATGGAGCTGGTGGATGAAGATCAGAAATTCTACACGCAGATCATTAAGCGTAATTGTAACCGTATCAATGACCTGATTTCACAGTTATTACAACCTTCCAGCTCAGCTGATATCGAGCTTGTTATCAGTTCCGTGCACACCGTGTTAACCCAGGCAATCGGGGCAGCTCTGGACCGCGTTCAATTAAAGCGGATCCAGATCGTGAACCAGTTTGCTGAGGAGGAAATGGCATTTCCGCTTGATCCCGTTTCGCTACAAATGGCGTTTTTAAACCTCATTACCAATGCGATAGAAGCCATGGAAGAGGACAAAGGCATTCTAAGCATAAGCACCAAAAGCCAGGGAGAGAACATTCAGGTGATTTTCACAGACAATGGCTGCGGGATCAGTGAAGAGCACATGGAAAAGATCTTCGAGCCCTATTTTACCGGAAAAAATAACGGAATGGGAATCGGGTTATCCACAACCATGAGCATCATCCACGCCCACCACGGCCGCATCGACGTGCAGTCCGAAGTAGGGGAAGGGACGACGTTTACCATTACATTTCAGAACGGGAAATAA
- a CDS encoding TolC family protein produces MRTYFMTILIFLAFQLHAQDTLRLSIKQADSLFLQNNLEILAEKYQIDIAQSIEIQDKLWNNPTFGVEISAYNPSRGFLDVGNGGQKAFTIQQLITRAGKRNKQVALDVESTRKSEYQFFDLIRTLKFELRQIFFESYYLEQTIALYDTQIASLNTTVSAFDKEYNRKNISLKEVVRLKALLFQLTNDRADILFELHDNQRDMRTLLNADRPVKSVVDSADVRRYQLDRYTADALKAKAMESRSDLKVSQSEVKQAELNYTLQKALAVPNIQLGAVYDQASNYVNNYVGVSATMDLPFFNRNQGNIKAAKSNISYFKTVESAKVNSINNQVDAALQKVNVAEKAYQGVESQFSDQFQLLSQGIYDNFQKRNITLLEFIDFIETYNESIKEYNRLQADRIKVYEELNFVVGEELFN; encoded by the coding sequence ATGCGAACTTATTTCATGACGATCCTGATATTCCTGGCATTCCAACTGCACGCACAGGATACATTAAGGCTCTCGATCAAACAGGCCGACAGCCTGTTCCTGCAAAACAACCTCGAAATTCTTGCCGAAAAATATCAGATCGATATTGCCCAGTCCATTGAAATACAGGACAAGCTTTGGAATAACCCCACATTCGGTGTCGAGATCAGCGCTTACAACCCTTCCAGAGGTTTTCTGGATGTAGGAAACGGCGGACAAAAAGCATTCACCATTCAGCAACTGATCACGCGCGCCGGCAAACGGAACAAGCAAGTTGCATTAGACGTAGAATCGACTCGGAAAAGCGAATATCAGTTCTTTGATCTGATCAGAACATTAAAATTTGAGCTACGCCAGATATTTTTTGAATCCTATTATCTGGAACAGACCATTGCCCTATACGACACGCAAATTGCCTCGCTTAATACGACCGTAAGTGCATTTGACAAAGAATACAACCGAAAAAATATCTCCCTCAAAGAAGTTGTCCGCCTTAAAGCCCTCCTCTTTCAATTAACCAATGATCGCGCAGACATTTTGTTTGAACTGCATGATAATCAACGCGATATGCGCACATTACTCAATGCCGACCGGCCTGTTAAATCCGTTGTGGACTCGGCTGATGTCCGTCGTTACCAGCTCGATCGATACACCGCCGACGCATTGAAAGCCAAAGCGATGGAAAGCCGATCAGACTTGAAAGTGTCTCAGTCCGAAGTGAAACAGGCCGAACTAAACTACACATTACAAAAAGCATTGGCCGTGCCAAACATCCAGCTTGGCGCTGTTTACGACCAGGCGAGTAATTATGTGAACAATTACGTGGGCGTTTCGGCAACGATGGATCTGCCTTTTTTCAACAGGAATCAGGGAAACATCAAGGCTGCCAAGAGCAACATCAGTTATTTCAAAACCGTGGAATCCGCAAAAGTGAACAGCATTAACAACCAGGTTGATGCTGCGTTGCAAAAGGTGAATGTGGCTGAAAAGGCTTACCAGGGCGTGGAAAGCCAGTTTTCTGATCAATTCCAGCTCCTTAGCCAAGGGATTTACGACAATTTCCAAAAACGGAACATTACCCTCCTCGAATTCATCGATTTCATAGAAACCTACAACGAAAGCATTAAGGAATATAACCGCTTACAAGCTGACCGCATCAAAGTTTACGAAGAGCTCAACTTCGTGGTCGGCGAAGAGCTTTTTAACTAA
- a CDS encoding efflux RND transporter permease subunit, producing MNKFIRGIVGFSLKNRFFIFFMTGLLIIAGIVSYRDTPLEAFPDVTNTQIIIVTQWNGRSAEEIERFVTVPIEVAMNSVQQKSNVRSTTMFGLSIIKIIFDDNVEDFFARQQVNNQLRNISLPEGVEPDVQPPYGPTGEIFRFTLKSKDRDSRELLTLHNWVIDRQLRSIPGVADVVAFGGREKIYEVQVNPTKLVKYNITPLEVYQAVTKSNVNVGGDVIEKNGQAYVVRGIGLLNSIPDIQNIIVEFVKDNPVLVKDVADVKESDMPRVGQVGLDGNDDVVEGIVVQRKGENPSEVLARIKDKVKELNTKILPPDVKMVTFYDRDNLIEFCAHTVKHNLIEGIVLVTVIVFLFMADWRTTVIVSIIIPLALLFAFMCLKLKGMSANLLSMGAIDFGIIIDGAVVMVEGIFVALDHLAHRNGMDRYNKLSKLGLIKRTGGELGKAIFFSKLIIITALIPIFSFQKVEGKMFTPLAYTLGFALLGALLYTLTLVPVLCSLVLNKNVREKSNPVVRFFDKTVINGFEWCYKRKKLSVVFATLFLGLSLFSARFLGTEFLPTLNEGALWVEAKMPMSSSLNETIKMVTTLRAKLNEFPEVNGVLSQTGRSNDGTDPSGFYYVQMQVNLKPKDEWKRKITQDQLIEEMDKKLKQFQGINYNYSQPIIDNVAEAVAGMNASNAVKIYGDDLETLNAKADQVLEAIKNVPGIKDVGILRNIGQPEISVILHDHKMAQYGVSTADAQAVIEMAIGGKTASILYEGERKFDIRLRYEEQYRKTVDDIQQLMVPTLTGGKIPLKEISSIRTVTGPAFVYRDNNKRFIGVKFSVRERDLGSTIADAQNRVKPLLKTLPKGYSVNWSGEFENQVRATQRLGQVVPISLIGIFILLFIMFSNAKDAGLVLINVPFALIGGILALHVTHMNFGISAGVGFIALFGLCVQNGVILISVFNKNLSARMSLDDAIREGVKSRIRPVIMTALMAAIGLLPAATSTGIGSETQKPLAIVVIGGLVTATVLTLLIFPIIYGFFYRKSRAVRAA from the coding sequence ATGAATAAATTCATTCGCGGAATCGTGGGCTTTTCTTTGAAAAACCGCTTTTTCATATTCTTTATGACCGGTCTGCTGATCATCGCAGGGATCGTCAGCTATCGCGATACGCCGCTGGAAGCGTTTCCGGATGTTACCAATACGCAAATCATTATCGTTACCCAGTGGAATGGGCGGAGCGCGGAGGAAATCGAGCGCTTTGTGACGGTCCCTATTGAAGTCGCGATGAATTCGGTGCAGCAAAAATCGAATGTTCGCAGCACCACAATGTTCGGTTTGAGCATTATCAAAATCATTTTCGATGATAATGTGGAAGACTTTTTTGCCCGGCAACAGGTTAATAATCAACTCCGTAACATCTCGCTTCCCGAAGGCGTCGAGCCCGACGTCCAGCCTCCATACGGGCCGACAGGCGAAATTTTCCGCTTTACATTAAAGAGCAAAGACCGCGACAGTCGCGAGTTACTGACATTACACAACTGGGTTATTGACAGGCAACTAAGGAGCATTCCGGGTGTTGCGGATGTGGTTGCGTTTGGTGGAAGAGAGAAAATCTACGAAGTGCAGGTTAACCCCACCAAACTGGTTAAATACAACATTACACCGCTGGAAGTTTACCAGGCGGTGACGAAAAGCAATGTCAATGTGGGTGGCGATGTGATCGAGAAAAACGGGCAGGCATATGTAGTCCGCGGAATCGGTTTGTTAAACTCTATCCCTGATATTCAGAACATTATCGTTGAGTTTGTTAAAGACAATCCTGTGCTTGTGAAGGACGTAGCAGATGTGAAAGAATCGGATATGCCGCGAGTCGGGCAGGTTGGGCTGGATGGAAATGATGATGTGGTGGAAGGGATTGTAGTGCAGAGAAAGGGCGAAAATCCCAGCGAAGTGCTCGCGCGTATAAAGGATAAGGTTAAGGAATTGAACACCAAAATCCTCCCGCCAGACGTCAAAATGGTCACTTTTTACGACCGCGACAACCTGATCGAGTTTTGTGCGCATACCGTAAAGCATAACCTCATTGAAGGCATTGTGCTGGTAACGGTGATCGTGTTCCTGTTTATGGCCGACTGGCGCACAACGGTCATTGTGTCCATTATCATTCCGCTTGCGCTATTATTTGCCTTTATGTGCCTGAAATTGAAGGGAATGTCGGCCAATTTGCTTTCGATGGGGGCGATTGATTTCGGTATCATTATCGACGGTGCCGTGGTGATGGTTGAGGGGATTTTTGTGGCACTGGACCATTTGGCGCATCGCAACGGAATGGACCGTTATAACAAGCTGTCTAAACTTGGGCTGATCAAAAGAACGGGCGGTGAGCTTGGAAAGGCTATTTTCTTTTCCAAACTGATCATTATTACCGCATTGATCCCTATTTTCAGTTTTCAGAAAGTGGAGGGCAAAATGTTTACCCCGCTTGCCTATACGCTTGGTTTTGCTTTGCTGGGTGCACTGCTTTATACATTGACGCTCGTTCCAGTGCTTTGCTCTTTAGTATTGAATAAAAATGTTCGCGAGAAAAGTAATCCGGTCGTCCGGTTCTTTGATAAAACGGTTATTAACGGTTTTGAATGGTGCTATAAGCGTAAAAAACTGAGCGTTGTTTTCGCAACATTGTTCCTCGGGCTCAGCTTGTTTTCGGCCCGATTCCTGGGGACTGAGTTCCTGCCGACATTGAATGAGGGAGCGCTTTGGGTAGAAGCAAAAATGCCCATGAGCAGCTCGCTGAACGAAACGATCAAAATGGTGACGACACTGCGCGCCAAATTGAACGAGTTTCCCGAAGTGAACGGGGTGTTATCCCAAACCGGCCGTTCCAATGATGGGACCGATCCCTCCGGATTTTACTATGTCCAGATGCAGGTTAACCTCAAACCAAAAGACGAATGGAAGCGCAAGATCACCCAGGATCAGCTGATTGAGGAAATGGATAAAAAGCTGAAACAATTCCAGGGTATTAATTACAATTATTCCCAACCCATTATCGATAATGTTGCCGAAGCTGTGGCAGGGATGAACGCAAGTAATGCAGTTAAAATCTACGGGGACGACCTGGAAACACTGAATGCAAAGGCGGATCAGGTGCTGGAAGCGATCAAAAATGTGCCTGGAATTAAGGATGTGGGCATATTACGGAACATTGGGCAACCGGAGATCAGTGTGATTTTGCACGATCACAAAATGGCCCAATACGGGGTTAGCACGGCAGATGCGCAGGCCGTCATTGAAATGGCCATTGGTGGAAAAACAGCTTCGATCCTTTACGAAGGAGAGCGGAAATTTGACATCCGGCTTCGATACGAGGAACAATATCGCAAAACGGTCGATGACATTCAGCAGCTAATGGTGCCCACATTAACCGGCGGCAAAATTCCACTGAAGGAAATATCATCCATCCGGACTGTTACGGGGCCAGCATTTGTGTATCGTGATAATAACAAACGTTTTATCGGGGTTAAATTCTCCGTGCGGGAGCGTGATCTGGGAAGCACAATTGCAGATGCGCAAAACCGCGTTAAGCCATTGTTGAAAACATTGCCAAAAGGTTACTCCGTCAACTGGTCAGGTGAATTTGAAAACCAGGTGCGCGCTACGCAACGGCTCGGACAAGTTGTTCCTATCAGTTTGATCGGGATTTTTATCCTGCTATTCATCATGTTCAGCAATGCCAAAGATGCCGGTTTGGTCTTGATTAATGTTCCCTTTGCATTGATTGGCGGGATCCTGGCTTTGCATGTCACGCATATGAATTTTGGAATATCCGCAGGAGTTGGATTTATCGCGCTGTTTGGGTTATGCGTGCAGAATGGGGTTATTCTGATCTCAGTCTTCAATAAAAATCTATCGGCAAGAATGTCGCTGGATGATGCGATACGGGAAGGAGTTAAATCGCGGATCAGACCTGTTATCATGACCGCATTAATGGCCGCAATCGGTCTGCTGCCCGCCGCGACCTCCACCGGAATCGGCTCGGAAACACAGAAACCCCTGGCCATTGTAGTTATCGGGGGGTTGGTAACGGCAACTGTCCTTACATTGCTGATCTTTCCGATCATTTACGGCTTCTTTTATAGAAAAAGCCGTGCTGTTCGGGCCGCTTAG
- a CDS encoding App1 family protein gives MKRCDIKLYRGYANKNKLVVFGHIIKKYPSGDKKYTRSGFRYARTIIELFSIKPIPFLKVVLRVGNMTAETTAEEDGYFRFEVPLTEPIPSGWHTYEVAVEGEWNGKNYQGSAQEEFYLPYKSSYGIISDIDDTFLISHSRRSFRKLFVLLSKNVQARKPFDDVVKHYQLLSFASRTHPHKDSNIFFYVSSSEWNLYDMIVRFAELNGLPKAVLKLRTLKSGLDDFVMTGGGSHDHKLRKIHNIINFYPELQFILLGDDSQKDPEIYEQICREFSANIRAVYIRQTRKRSKAETTANLKNIQELGIDVCYFAHSNKAIIHSLETGIVFQPPIEAIAPIIESKESLQ, from the coding sequence ATGAAACGTTGTGACATAAAATTGTATCGGGGTTATGCCAATAAAAATAAACTGGTGGTCTTTGGGCATATCATTAAAAAATACCCCTCCGGTGATAAAAAATATACAAGAAGTGGGTTCCGATATGCGCGGACCATCATTGAACTATTCTCTATTAAACCCATTCCATTTCTGAAAGTGGTGCTCCGGGTGGGCAATATGACGGCCGAAACAACGGCGGAAGAAGATGGATATTTTCGGTTTGAGGTGCCACTAACGGAGCCGATCCCCAGCGGTTGGCATACTTATGAGGTAGCCGTAGAAGGAGAATGGAATGGAAAAAATTACCAGGGAAGCGCACAAGAGGAATTTTATTTGCCTTACAAAAGCTCCTATGGCATCATTTCCGACATTGACGACACTTTCCTGATCTCACACAGCCGCCGCTCGTTCCGGAAGCTTTTTGTGTTATTGTCCAAAAACGTCCAGGCGCGGAAACCTTTTGACGATGTTGTCAAACATTATCAGCTACTTTCTTTCGCAAGCCGCACACATCCCCATAAGGACAGCAATATTTTCTTTTATGTGTCGAGTAGCGAATGGAATTTGTATGACATGATCGTTCGCTTTGCGGAGTTGAATGGTTTGCCAAAGGCGGTTTTAAAATTGAGAACACTAAAATCGGGACTGGATGATTTTGTGATGACAGGCGGCGGCTCGCACGACCATAAGCTGCGCAAGATCCACAACATCATTAACTTTTACCCCGAGCTGCAATTTATTTTGCTAGGGGATGATTCTCAGAAAGATCCCGAAATTTACGAACAGATTTGCAGGGAATTTTCAGCCAACATCCGGGCCGTGTATATCCGCCAAACCAGAAAAAGAAGCAAGGCGGAGACAACAGCGAATTTGAAAAACATTCAGGAACTGGGCATTGATGTTTGTTACTTTGCGCACAGCAACAAGGCTATTATTCACTCCCTTGAAACCGGAATTGTGTTCCAGCCACCCATCGAGGCAATCGCACCGATAATCGAATCAAAAGAATCGCTGCAATGA